The genomic region CGAAGACGTAGCCGTCAGCGTTGATGGAAAGCCCCTGGATGATTTTGATATTGACGCACTCTACACAGACAGCAACAATTTCCACATTGAATACCACTTCGATGAGCCACTCATTGGCAAACACACCATCGTGCTCCGCTATCGCGTCATCGGCGGCTTGCGCTACTACGAAGAGGGTGACCAACTCTGGTGGAAAGCCGTCTATTCCGACCGCAAGGCGCCCATGCTGGAAAGTCGCATCACGGTTCGCCTCCCCGCAGGCGCAACCCCTGGCCCTATTGCCAGTTATGGACACCCCGCCACCTACACCGTCGAAGGGAACACGGTGCGCTTTGAAGCCTCCAACATTCCTGGCGGTCAAGAAGTTGAAGTGCGCGTGCAGTTTCCGCATGGCATTGTCGCCGGCGAAGCGGCGGCATGGCAACGCAATGAAGACCGCTGGCGCACCCTTGCGCCCATCATCAACGTCGGCTCGATTGTGCTGGCGTTGCTGATTCTGGCGGGTGGCACCGTGCTTTCCATCGTATGGTGGTACACCAAAGGGCGCGACCCCGAAGTGGGAGAATTCGCCGAATACATCACCGAGCCGCCCGACGATCTTCCCCCTGGTATCGTGGGCACACTTCTGGATGAAAAGGCGGACATCAAAGACGTCATTGCCACCATTTTCGACCTGGCGCGGCGCGGCATCATCTCCATCGAAGAAAACCAAACGTCACGTTTGGGTGGGTTGCTCACATCCACAGACGTCACATTCCACCTCGTTGATGGAAGCAAACCAATGTACCCATTCGAGCAACAACTGGTGCGCCGCCTCTTCAAGGGCAAAACCATTAGCCATCTCTCCACGTTGCGCAACCGCTTCTACAAATCTTTACCATCCATCTACGACGCCATGTATAAGGAAACCGTCAAGCAAGGCCTTTTTCCAGAATCTCCCCAAAAAGTTCGCTCACGGAAAAGCACCCTTTTCTTGGCTATTACGTTTCCCGCAATGATGATCAGCACGTTGCTGGCTCTCATAGGCAATACGATGATGGTTGTGAGCATGCCCGCACTTTTCTGTATTCCAGCCGCCCTCTTTTTTACATTGATTGTCGGCGCGTTCGCATCCTCCAACATCGTGCGGAAAACGCCCAAAGGTGCGGAAACAGCCGCCCGTTGGCGAGCCTTCCAACGCTATCTCGCAAACATCAAACGGTATAGTGATACAGCCCAACTTGCCCAAAAGTGGGAAGATTTTCTCCCCTATGCGATTGCCTTTGGTCTTGACAAGCAATTTCTCAGACATATCGCTACACTCGACGCGCCCCCGCCCCGCTGGTGGGTTGCGCATGGACACCATCACCACCGTCACGATTGGGGCACCGAGAGCGATTTTTCGCCAGCAGATTCTTCTCTCGGCGGCTCGCCGGGGTCCTTTTCGCCGCAGCGCACAAGCGAGAGCATGGGGCGCGGTCTGCAATCGCTGAGCACGAGCATCGCTTCGATGATTCAATCCAGCACCAGCGCCTTGACGTCGTCGCCCAGCAGCAGCGGCAGCGGCGGCTTTTCGGGCGGCGGTGGTGGCGGCGGCGGTGGCGGTGGTGGCGGCGGCGGCTTTGGCTAAGCCGCTCCATCCTCATCACAACGAACACAAGGAGCAAGCATCCATGCGTTCATCAAACACAACCGGCCTGATTTTGGGGTCCACGCTCATCGCTCTGGGCGTTCTGTTCTTTGGCTGTGCGCTCCTGTGGGGCATCGCCAACATGCAAGAAGGCCATTTGCGCCTTTCGGGGCTTTTGTTCATGCTCATCCTCATCACCCCAGTCGCGCTGATTTTCATCGGCGGCGGTGGTTTCATTCTCATGCGCGCACGGCGGGAAGGCGCTGAGATGGCGAACGTTGCCCGCCAGCGCGCGTTGCTCAACATGGTGGAAACAGCGGGCAAAGTCTCCTTGCGCGAGGCGGCGCTCGAACTGAACGCCCCGCTTGCCACCATCCGCCAAGACGTGCGCGACCTGGTTGGCAAGCGGCTCTTCAGCGGCTATATTGATTGGGACGAAGGTGTGCTTTACGCCCGCGAAGCCGCCGATTTACTGACGAACAGCACTTGCCCCAACTGCGGCGCACGCCTGGAACTGGCGGGACGCGGCGTTGTGGAATGCCCATACTGCGGGACAACCGTTTTCACGAGCCAATAAAAGGAGGAATTGAATGAGCGATTTTCGCCAGCAATTAGAAGACCTGATGGAAAAAATACCCGGCTACAAAGGCTACGCCCAACGCGAGTATCGTCGTGACGCCGACCGTGAATTGCGCCAGGCGATTGCCGAAGCGTTCAGTAGCCAGGTCGAACGGCTTTCGCGTGTGCAAGACCGCTTGCTCAGCCAGGGCGATTTTGCCACCATGGAAGTGCTCGACAAGGTCATCACCCGCTTGCAACACCTGAGCGACCGCCTGCGCACAGCGACCTACGGCTACACGGGCTTTTTCGACCGCGTCAAGCAGTTCGACGACGCCGAGTTGCGGCGTCTGTACGAATTCGACCTGCAATTGGCGAAAGGGGTTGAAAAATTGGGCGACCTGATTGCGCAGTTTGGGCTGGGCGCACAAGCCCGTGAACGCGCCCATGCGTTGCTGAACACGATTGACGAGTTGCACCACATCTTCGACCGGCGGAGCCACCTGGTGGAGACGTTAGGCGAAGGCGAAGGCGCTGAAGAAGAACCCAACGAGACGCCACCACCGCATCACCCCACACCATCCGACGAGGCCTAAGGAGAAAACCAACTGTTGAACATGTTGTGCCGCTCTGAGGTCTGCACAACACCGTGCATCTCAAATTGAAAGGAGTTTCACATGGCTTTGAGTGTCATCGAATGGTTTGACCCCACAGGGAAAGACATCGTCCAACGCATTCCCGAAGATGGTTCGGGCGAATTTCGCCTCGGCTCGCAGTTGATTGTGCGTGAAAGCCAGGCGGCTGTCTTCTTCCGCGATGGGAAAGCCCTCGACGTTTTTGGGCCGGGGCGGCACACGCTCACCACCGCCAACCTGCCCCTGCTGACCACTCTCATCGGGCTGCCTTTTGGGGGCACATCGCCCTTCCGCGCCGAAGTCGTCTTCGTCAACCTGAAGCAGTTTACCGACATGAAATGGGGCACGCCCCAACCCATCCCCATGCGCGATAGCGAATTTGGCATGGTGCAGTTGCGCGCCTTCGGGCGCTACGCCATGCGCGTCGCCGACCCGCAACTCTTTGTGAACGCGATTGTCGGCACGCAGGGGCTTTACACCACACGCGACATTGAGCAGTATCTGCGCAGCGTCATCGTCTCACGCTTTACCGACCTTATCGCCAGCATCACCAACAGCATCCTTTCGATTGCCCGCCAATTTGATGAAATCAACGCCGCCATGCGCGCCAAACTACGCGACGATTTCAGCGCCGTGGGGCTTGATTTGCGCGGCTTCTTCCTCGAAAGCATCACGCCGACCGAAGAAACCCAGAAAGCCATGGATGAACGCGCCGCGATGGGCGCCATTGGCGACATGCAAGCCTACCTGCAATTCAAAGCCGCCCGCGCCCTCGGCGACGCAGCGCTGGGTGGCGGCGGCGGTGAAGGCGGCGAAGGCGGCTTGGGCGCCGGGCTGGCGGGTGCCGGTTTCGGCTTGGGCGCTGGGGCGGGGTTGGGCGCCATGATGGCGCAATTGCTCGGACAATCCTTCCAGGGCGGTGCGCAACAACAGCAACAACCCGCCGCCCAACAGGGTCCCCAAACCGTCGAACAAGCCTTCACACCGCTTGAAATGCTTGTTCAACAGCAACTCGCCATCCCGCAGGATGAACGCAACACCATTCTTCAACGGCTCGCCGCGCTGGAAGTTGAATTGAGCAAGCCGGATGCTAACCTCGCGACGATCAAGCAATTACGCAAAGAGATTACCGAGACCTATCCCTGGCTTGCCGAACCACTCAAAACCGTCTTTGCCCAACCACCCGTCGAAAAGGCAATGGCGGCGGCCGCCCAGCGCTTTCTGGATGAATCCGAGTAAACAGCACACACACCCCAAACGCCACAAACGCCACACCTCATCGTGTGGCGTTTTTGATGAAGGAAGAGGAACACATGGCTTTCACCTACACCTGGCAATGGCATCTGCAATCGTCACCTGAACGGCTCTGGCCGCTGGTGAGCGATACCGACCGCTTCAACGCCCTGGCGGGGGTGCCGGCGGTTGAAATTGCAGATGATGAGAGTGTTGAAGCGCCCACGCATCTTTTGCGCATGCGCATTTTTGGGCAAACAATTGAATGGGAAGAACCCCCCTTCGAGTGGGTAAGCCCGCACTGGTTTCGGATCGTGCGAACCTATCGGCGCGGACCCGTCGCGCGCATGGTGGTGACCCTGCGGCTTGCGCCAACCCAGGAAGGGGGGAGCCTGCTGACCTACACTGTTGAAGCCGAACCGGCGAACCCTCTGGGCTACCTGGCTATTCCCATCCAAATCGGGCTGATCAGCCGCGTGCGCTTTGAGCGCGCCTTTCGCCTGCTGGACGACCTGGCACAACGCGCCGCCGAGACGCCCCAACGCGCGCCACTTCCAGCACGCACGAAAGTGCGCGCCCCCGACCTGCTCGACACACTCGCCGCCCGCCTTGTCGAACTTGGCTTCGACGCCGCGCTGGTCGAACGCCTGAAAACACTCATCCGCACCGGTACCGACGCCGAACTTGCCCACATGCATCCCATTCTGTACGCCCGCCGCTGGCAAGCAGACGAGCAAAGCGTCATCAACCTCTTCTTCCACGCTTCACGTGTCGGCTTGCTCGAACTGCAATGGGACGTCGCCTGTCCGGCTTGCCACGGCACACCTGTGAGCCTCAATGAACTGCGCCAGTTGGAAGAACACGCCCACTGCCCCTACTGCCGCATTGTGTACGAAGCCGACTTTGAGCATGCTGTGCAAGTCACCTTCCGCCCACACCCCACCGTGCGTGAGGTGGTTGTGCCCGTCTACTGCGTAGGGGGACCACGCAACACGCCCCACTTGCTGGCGCAACAATGGCTTGCCCCCGGCGAAACGCGCACAATTGAGATTGACCTTGAAGCGGGCGAATACCGCTTGCGTTGGCCCACACACCCCGACTGGCGCGAAGCCATCCATTCATTTGAAGAATGGCAAACACCGCGCCCCTGGCAATCCCGCCTGATTGTCAGCCCGCCCGACGAACACGCCCCCTCACCACGCACGCAGGCAAACTTTGTCCTCGCCGCCGCGCTCAACCCCGCGCATATTCACCTGGACGAAGGGCGTGTCACACTGACTATCACCAACCGCGACACGCAACCGCACCTCATCGGCATTGAGCGCCTGCATTGGGCGGATTACACGCTCACCGCCGCACGCGCACTCACCTTGCAATCCTTCCGCGACCTCTTTCCGTTTGAATCGCTGCGCAAAGGCATGCAAATCCATGTTTCATCAGTCGCGCTCCTCTTTACCGACTTGCGCGGCTCAACGGCCTATTATCGCCAGGTGGGCGATGGTCCCGCATTTGACCGCGTGGCGGCACACTTCGACATTCTGCGGCGCAACGTTGAAGCCGTTGGCGGCGCGGTGGTAAAAACTATTGGCGATGCGATTATGGGCGCTTTCCCCAATCTCGAAATGGGGCTACAAGCCGCCTTGGGTATCCTGCAAGACATTGAAGCCTACAACGCCAGCCATACCGACTGGCCGCTCCGCCTGCGCTTGGGATTGAACAGCGGCCCCGCCCTGGTGGTGACGCTCAACGGTCAACTCGACTACTTTGGGAGCACGGTCAACCTGGCCGCCAAATTGGAACGCCAGAGCCGTGGGAATGAAATCGTCTTGCCGCACGCCTTGTTTGACACGCTGGAAACGCCCCTCGACGGCTGGTGTACCGAGAACGATATGGTTGCCATCCCAGGCGAGGAGAAACCTTTCCCCATTGTCAGAATCTGGAAGCCGACGAACGCTGAACTAAGGTGATGCCCTTCTTCTGCCAAACAAAAAGCGCCTCGGGAAATAACCCCCGAGGCGCTTTTGCGTGCGCGGATGCTTTACGCCAACCCCGCCGCACGGAGCAATGCGCGCTTGGTGTACACCTTCAACAAGTGGGCGCGATACTCCGACGAAGCGAAAAGGTCAGCCATGAAGTCGTCCGTGCTGAACCCGTCGGCGGCTTTCTCGGCGGCGGCGCTGAGCGTCTCAGCCGACAGCGTCGCCCCCGTCAATGCGTCTTCAACCGCCGTCAAGCGGGTGGCGTGGTCAAACGCGCCGTTGGCGGCAACGCGGGCGGTGGTAATCGTCTCACCGTCCATTTCAAGGCAAGCGGCCACCCCCACCACGGCATACCCCGAAGCGGGGTGCGGGAATTTCACGTAGGCGCTGCGCACCTGCTTGAACCCAATGTTGGGAAAGCCAATGTTGGTGATGATTTCGTTCGGTTCCAGCGCGGTGGTGAACAGCCCCAGGAAGAACTCATCCGCCGGAATGGTGCGGCTTCCGTTGGGTCCCGTCACGTGGATTTCACCCCCCAGCGCCAGCACCGCCGCGGGCAAGTCCGAAGCGGGGTCAGCGTGGGCCAGGTTGCCGCCAATCGTGCCGCGGTTGCGCACCTGCACATCCCCCACAACCGAGGCGGCTTCCGCCAGGGCGGCGGCAAGTTGGCGCACCTCGTCGCTGCTGGCAATCGCATGGTGGGTAGCCAGCGCCCCCACACGCAAACCGTAGCCGCGGTCCACCATGATGGTATCCAGCCCCAGGCGGCTAATGTCAATGAGGACCGCCGGCGCCATCAGGCGCAATTTCATGGCGGGAATCAGGCTGTGCCCTCCGGCGATGAGTTTGGCGTTGTCGCCATGTTCTTGCAAGAGTTGGACGGCTTCTTCCACGCTGTTCGCGCGGACGTAGTCAAAGGTTGGTGGATACATGGTGCCCCTCCTTGCTTAGTTCCCATTGCCCTGCGCGGCTTGAATAGCACGCCAGACTTTTTCGGCGGTCAACGGTGGGTCAATATGCTCGATACCGAAGGGCGCCAGTGCGTCCATCACGGCGTTGACCACAGCCGCCGTCGAAGCAATTGTGCCTGCCTCGCCGACGCCTTTCACGCCCAACGGGTTGTGCGGGCAGGGCGTGACAGTGCGGTCAAGTTCGTAGGAGGGCAGTTGGCTCGCCTTGGGCAAGGCGTAGTCCATCAATGAGCCGGTGAGCAGATTGGCGTTTTCATCGTACACAACGCCCTCGAACAGCGCTTGCCCCACACCTTGCGCGATGCCACCGTGGATTTGCCCCTCGACAATCATCGGGTTGATGACGTTGCCCACATCGTCCACCGCGACGTAGCGTAGGAGTTTCACCTGCCCGGTATCGGTATCCACTTCGACGACGGCAATGTGTGTACCAAATGGATACACGAAGTTGGCGGGGTCATAGAAGGTGGTGGCTTCGAGCGCCGGCTCGATACCGGGCGGCAAGTTGTGCGCCAGATAGGCTTGCAACGCCACATCCTGAATGGTGACCGACTTGTCGGGCGCGCCCTTCACAAAGTAGGCTCCCGCGTCAAATTCAATGTCATCTTCGGCGGCTTCCAGCAGGTGGGCGGCAATCTTCTTACCTTTTTCAACCACTTTTTGGGCGCTGACGGCAATGGCGCTCCCACCCACAGCGGCGCTACGGCTCCCATACGTGCCCCAACCATACTGCACCGTGTCCGTATCGCCTTCGACGATTTCCACATCCTCGTAGTTCACGCCCAGAATTTCGGCGGCAATTTGGGCAAACGTGGTTTTGTGCCCCTGCCCATGCGCCGAAGAACCGCTGTAGACCGTCACCTTCCCGGTGGGGTGGACGCGCACCACGGCGCTTTCCCACTGCCCGGCTTGTGCGCCCAACGAACCGACAACAGCCGACGGCGCTAGCCCGCAGGCTTCAATGTAGCAGGAAAAACCGATGCCAATGTAGCGCCCTTGCTCGCGGGCTTTGGCTTGTTCGGCGCGCAGGTTCTCGTAGTCCACCAGTTCAAGCGCCTTCTTCAACGCCCCTTCGTAGTTGCCGCTGTCATACTGCAACGCAACGGGCGTCTGGTACGGGAACTTGTCAGGCGGGATGAAGTTGCGGCGGCGGAATTCGGCGGGGTCCATGCCGATTTTGCGCGCGCCCAGCGCCATCAACCGCTCGACAACGAAGGTGGCTTCGGGGCGACCAGCGCCGCGGTAGGCGTCCACCGGCGTGGTGTGGGTGAAGACGCCCACAACATGCGCGTAGATGTTGGGGATTTCGTATTCACCCGACAGAAGCGTGCCGTAGAGGTAGGTGGGCACCGCAGGCGCAAACGTCGAAAGGTACGCGCCAAGGTTGGCGTAGGTCTCGACCCGCAAGCCGATGACTTTGCCGTCGGCGTCAATAGCGAGTTCGGCGTGGGTCACATGGTCGCGACCGTGGGCGTCCGTCATGAAGGCTTCGGAGCGGGTGGCTTGCCATTTGACGGGGCGCCCCAACTGCATGGAAGCCCACGAGATGATGGCTTCTTCCGGGTAGTGGTGAATTTTGCTGCCAAACCCGCCCCCCACTTCGGGCGCGATGACACGGATTTTGTGTTCGGGCAACCCCAGGGAAGCCAGCGACATGAGCAAGCGGTGAATGTGGGGGTTCTGGCTGGTCATGTAGAGCGTGAGTTTCTCGTTCGCTGGGTCGAAATCGGCGAGTGCGCCGCGCGTTTCCATCGCATTGGGCGCGAGGCGGTTGTTGCGCAAATCGAGCGAGACCACGTGGGCGGCTTGGGCAAAAGCGGCGTCGGTTGCGGCTTTGTCGCCAATCTCCCAGTCAAAGGCAACGTTGTCGGGGGCTTCGTCGTGCACGGCGGGCGCGCCCGGCTGGACGGCTTTGTAGGGGTCGGCTACGGCGGGAAGCGGCTCATACTCCACTTCAATCAGTTCGAGCGCGTCGTGGGCGGTGTAGCGGTCGTTGGCGATGACGACGGCAACGGCTTCCCCCACGTGGCGCACTTTGCCTTGCGCCAAAATGGGATGCGCGGGCGTTTTCAGGTTGGGTAAGAGCCACCCCACCGGCACAACGCCGGGGATGCCGCTTGCGGCGACATCTTCGCCAGTGAAAACGGCGACAACACCGTCAAGGGCTTTGGCTTTGCTGGTATCAATGGACTTGATGCGAGCGTGAGCATAGGGGCTGCGCAAAATGGCGGCGTACACCATGTTGGGCAAGCGCAGGTCGTCGGTGTATTTGCCGCGTCCGGTCACCAGCGCGGGGTCTTCACGGCGACGGATGGCTTTACCAAGAATACGGGTTGTGGTTGTCATGAGGGGGCCTCCTTTCTCACATCTCTTGGGCGGCGCGCAACACGGCTTTCACAATGTTGTGATAGCCTGTGCAACGGCAAATGTTGCCTTCCAACCCGTGGCGCACGTCCTCCTCTGTGGGGGATGGGTTCTTTTGGAGCAAATCGTAGGCGGTCATAATCATGCCGGGCGTGCAGAAACCGCATTGGAGCCCGTGCTCTTCCCAAAAGGCTTTTTGCAAGGGGTGCAATTCCCCATTCTGGCTCAAGCCTTCGATGGTCAGCACCTCTGCACCGTCAGCCTGCACCGCCAAGACCGTACACGATTTGACGGCGTTGCCATTCAGCAAGACGGTACACGCGCCGCATTGGCTGGTATCACATCCAATGTTGGTACCCGTCAGTCCGAGCACGTCGCGGAGCAAGTGCACAAGCAGCATGCGAGGGGGGACATCTACGGTGTGGCTCTGCCCATTGACGGTGAGTGTAATTTGCATGGCCGCAACCTCCTTTGGTTGATTTGGGGAACAAACGGCACAACGAACAAGACAGCGGTATGGGAAAGTTCTTCCGACTCTCACCCCCTTTCACCTGCTTTTGTCATGTTCAGGCACTTTGCACAGCTTCATCCAGTTTTTTCAAGCCGTCACTAATCATTTTGCGGGCAACACTCTGGATGAGACGCTGCCCAACCTGCGCAATACGCCCGCCGGCTTCGCTTTCGCCTTCATAGACCAGCCGCGTGCCTTCGGGGACTTCTTCCAGCGTGATGCGCCCCACGCCCTTGACAAACCCTACCGAACCTTGCCCTTCCAGATGCAGGCTAAACGATTCAGGCGGGTTTTGGTCGGCAAGGCGCACACGCCCTTGAAAAGTTCCGCGAATAGGTCCGACGCCCAACGTGAGTTCGGCTTCGTAGGTGGTATCATCCACGCGCTGCAAGTTCTTGACGCCGGGAATCGCCTGCGCGAGAAAATCGGGGTCTTGCAAAAGGGCGTACACCCGTTCGCGCGGACCGGGAACGATATGCTCTCCATTGATGCGAATCATAGAACGCTCTCCATTGCTGTGATATGTGGTTGTTTTCGACGGCCATTGGGTTGTGGAAACAGAGGGAACGGGTACAAAAGAAAAGATGCACGGGCGCAACGGTATAGCGATTATACGTGGGCGCTCTTTGGGTGTCAATCGGCGAAAAGAGGCTTTACAGAGCACTACTTGTATCCCTGCCTCAACAAAAAAAGCCCCTGGCGGGGCTTTTTTACTGCTCTTGCGAACCCTCCGGGTCCGCGAGGGGTTCCGCTCAGCAATACCAGGCTTCGGTCAAGCCGGGAACGACCGGAAAGCGCTGGTGGGTTTCGGGGTCGTCTTCTTCCAGCGGGCGCCCGGCGGTTTCGTATGCCAGGGCGCGAATACGCGCAAAGGTGGCTTCCGCCGGTTCGCCTGCCTGCGCGGCTTGCTGCACCACCGCCGACACCCGCTCCGCCAGGGCGTCCATACGCGGGTCGGGATGTGTCCAGCGGTAGGTGAAGGCGTCGGCGTCCAGTTCGCCCAGCCACAAAGAGGCGTCCGGTGCATGGATGAGCGGCGACCCCGGCGGAATGAGCAGGCGAATGCTCAACTGCACAGGGTCCACATGGGGCACCAGCCCGCGCCGATGAATGAATTCAACCAATTCAATGTAATCATCTAATGAAGCCCAGGGCGTAAAGGGCAGGAAGGAGGGGCGCAAGGGGATACCCACTTCTTCCATAAGGTCGAAAACCGCGAAGACATCGGCGCGTGTGTGTCCTTTCTGCAAACGCGCCAGCACCACATCGCTCAATGATTCGACCGCCGAGACGATAAACGCACACCCCGCGGCACGCAATTCCGGGAGAAGCGCGGCATGTTTGAGCAAATGCTCAACCTTGATCGTCGCATCGAACGTCACATCAGGGAAGGCGGCATGCAAGGCGCGCACAATGCGCAAGGCATGCGTGGGACCATTGAAGAAATCGGGGTCGCCAAAGGTGATATGGCGCGCACCAGCCGCCACTTGCTGCTCGATGTCGGCGAGCACCACATCCACCGGCAG from Ardenticatena maritima harbors:
- a CDS encoding SPFH domain-containing protein, whose product is MALSVIEWFDPTGKDIVQRIPEDGSGEFRLGSQLIVRESQAAVFFRDGKALDVFGPGRHTLTTANLPLLTTLIGLPFGGTSPFRAEVVFVNLKQFTDMKWGTPQPIPMRDSEFGMVQLRAFGRYAMRVADPQLFVNAIVGTQGLYTTRDIEQYLRSVIVSRFTDLIASITNSILSIARQFDEINAAMRAKLRDDFSAVGLDLRGFFLESITPTEETQKAMDERAAMGAIGDMQAYLQFKAARALGDAALGGGGGEGGEGGLGAGLAGAGFGLGAGAGLGAMMAQLLGQSFQGGAQQQQQPAAQQGPQTVEQAFTPLEMLVQQQLAIPQDERNTILQRLAALEVELSKPDANLATIKQLRKEITETYPWLAEPLKTVFAQPPVEKAMAAAAQRFLDESE
- a CDS encoding DUF5939 domain-containing protein, which encodes MAFTYTWQWHLQSSPERLWPLVSDTDRFNALAGVPAVEIADDESVEAPTHLLRMRIFGQTIEWEEPPFEWVSPHWFRIVRTYRRGPVARMVVTLRLAPTQEGGSLLTYTVEAEPANPLGYLAIPIQIGLISRVRFERAFRLLDDLAQRAAETPQRAPLPARTKVRAPDLLDTLAARLVELGFDAALVERLKTLIRTGTDAELAHMHPILYARRWQADEQSVINLFFHASRVGLLELQWDVACPACHGTPVSLNELRQLEEHAHCPYCRIVYEADFEHAVQVTFRPHPTVREVVVPVYCVGGPRNTPHLLAQQWLAPGETRTIEIDLEAGEYRLRWPTHPDWREAIHSFEEWQTPRPWQSRLIVSPPDEHAPSPRTQANFVLAAALNPAHIHLDEGRVTLTITNRDTQPHLIGIERLHWADYTLTAARALTLQSFRDLFPFESLRKGMQIHVSSVALLFTDLRGSTAYYRQVGDGPAFDRVAAHFDILRRNVEAVGGAVVKTIGDAIMGAFPNLEMGLQAALGILQDIEAYNASHTDWPLRLRLGLNSGPALVVTLNGQLDYFGSTVNLAAKLERQSRGNEIVLPHALFDTLETPLDGWCTENDMVAIPGEEKPFPIVRIWKPTNAELR
- a CDS encoding CUAEP/CCAEP-tail radical SAM (seleno)protein, which produces MSTNPVSSPARLSQNWRAPGAVLLLSCYELGHQPFALASPLAWLRAAGYAPRAVDTAVEPLPDAYIEEALFVAISVPMHTAMRLGVSLARRVRAVNPQAHICFFGHYALLNAEHLLATCADSVIGGEYETPLVALVQALEAGETPPAAVRTTPQAHLVRQPFLRPERTSLSPLTRYAHLRVGDRLVPAGYTEATRGCKHTCTHCPITPVYGGRFFALPVDVVLADIEQQVAAGARHITFGDPDFFNGPTHALRIVRALHAAFPDVTFDATIKVEHLLKHAALLPELRAAGCAFIVSAVESLSDVVLARLQKGHTRADVFAVFDLMEEVGIPLRPSFLPFTPWASLDDYIELVEFIHRRGLVPHVDPVQLSIRLLIPPGSPLIHAPDASLWLGELDADAFTYRWTHPDPRMDALAERVSAVVQQAAQAGEPAEATFARIRALAYETAGRPLEEDDPETHQRFPVVPGLTEAWYC
- a CDS encoding DUF2207 domain-containing protein yields the protein MSIARRFVLLFVALVVLLLMGTPAHAQSKSVIWERFDVDIEVLPSGDFIVTETNVVWFQNGTFTYGYRDIPTNRLESIEDVAVSVDGKPLDDFDIDALYTDSNNFHIEYHFDEPLIGKHTIVLRYRVIGGLRYYEEGDQLWWKAVYSDRKAPMLESRITVRLPAGATPGPIASYGHPATYTVEGNTVRFEASNIPGGQEVEVRVQFPHGIVAGEAAAWQRNEDRWRTLAPIINVGSIVLALLILAGGTVLSIVWWYTKGRDPEVGEFAEYITEPPDDLPPGIVGTLLDEKADIKDVIATIFDLARRGIISIEENQTSRLGGLLTSTDVTFHLVDGSKPMYPFEQQLVRRLFKGKTISHLSTLRNRFYKSLPSIYDAMYKETVKQGLFPESPQKVRSRKSTLFLAITFPAMMISTLLALIGNTMMVVSMPALFCIPAALFFTLIVGAFASSNIVRKTPKGAETAARWRAFQRYLANIKRYSDTAQLAQKWEDFLPYAIAFGLDKQFLRHIATLDAPPPRWWVAHGHHHHRHDWGTESDFSPADSSLGGSPGSFSPQRTSESMGRGLQSLSTSIASMIQSSTSALTSSPSSSGSGGFSGGGGGGGGGGGGGGGFG
- a CDS encoding xanthine dehydrogenase family protein molybdopterin-binding subunit is translated as MTTTTRILGKAIRRREDPALVTGRGKYTDDLRLPNMVYAAILRSPYAHARIKSIDTSKAKALDGVVAVFTGEDVAASGIPGVVPVGWLLPNLKTPAHPILAQGKVRHVGEAVAVVIANDRYTAHDALELIEVEYEPLPAVADPYKAVQPGAPAVHDEAPDNVAFDWEIGDKAATDAAFAQAAHVVSLDLRNNRLAPNAMETRGALADFDPANEKLTLYMTSQNPHIHRLLMSLASLGLPEHKIRVIAPEVGGGFGSKIHHYPEEAIISWASMQLGRPVKWQATRSEAFMTDAHGRDHVTHAELAIDADGKVIGLRVETYANLGAYLSTFAPAVPTYLYGTLLSGEYEIPNIYAHVVGVFTHTTPVDAYRGAGRPEATFVVERLMALGARKIGMDPAEFRRRNFIPPDKFPYQTPVALQYDSGNYEGALKKALELVDYENLRAEQAKAREQGRYIGIGFSCYIEACGLAPSAVVGSLGAQAGQWESAVVRVHPTGKVTVYSGSSAHGQGHKTTFAQIAAEILGVNYEDVEIVEGDTDTVQYGWGTYGSRSAAVGGSAIAVSAQKVVEKGKKIAAHLLEAAEDDIEFDAGAYFVKGAPDKSVTIQDVALQAYLAHNLPPGIEPALEATTFYDPANFVYPFGTHIAVVEVDTDTGQVKLLRYVAVDDVGNVINPMIVEGQIHGGIAQGVGQALFEGVVYDENANLLTGSLMDYALPKASQLPSYELDRTVTPCPHNPLGVKGVGEAGTIASTAAVVNAVMDALAPFGIEHIDPPLTAEKVWRAIQAAQGNGN
- a CDS encoding SRPBCC family protein produces the protein MIRINGEHIVPGPRERVYALLQDPDFLAQAIPGVKNLQRVDDTTYEAELTLGVGPIRGTFQGRVRLADQNPPESFSLHLEGQGSVGFVKGVGRITLEEVPEGTRLVYEGESEAGGRIAQVGQRLIQSVARKMISDGLKKLDEAVQSA
- a CDS encoding (2Fe-2S)-binding protein, with protein sequence MQITLTVNGQSHTVDVPPRMLLVHLLRDVLGLTGTNIGCDTSQCGACTVLLNGNAVKSCTVLAVQADGAEVLTIEGLSQNGELHPLQKAFWEEHGLQCGFCTPGMIMTAYDLLQKNPSPTEEDVRHGLEGNICRCTGYHNIVKAVLRAAQEM
- a CDS encoding FAD binding domain-containing protein; translation: MYPPTFDYVRANSVEEAVQLLQEHGDNAKLIAGGHSLIPAMKLRLMAPAVLIDISRLGLDTIMVDRGYGLRVGALATHHAIASSDEVRQLAAALAEAASVVGDVQVRNRGTIGGNLAHADPASDLPAAVLALGGEIHVTGPNGSRTIPADEFFLGLFTTALEPNEIITNIGFPNIGFKQVRSAYVKFPHPASGYAVVGVAACLEMDGETITTARVAANGAFDHATRLTAVEDALTGATLSAETLSAAAEKAADGFSTDDFMADLFASSEYRAHLLKVYTKRALLRAAGLA